A region of the Prochlorococcus marinus XMU1402 genome:
ATCAATAATTCACCGGCCGATTAAAGGTAAAGTATGGATCCTAAGTACTCATTTGGTTGTAGCACTAGCAAACCCAACGGATGCCTACTAAATCCCGAAGGCAGCAGAATGATCTTTTTCGAAGAATGCAAAAATTCTCCTAAACCTAATTTTAAAATTCATACTCATCTTTTCTACACAAATCACCTTGGAGAACCTGGAGGGTACAAATCCTCTGAGAAACTCAACATAGATTCAGCTTGGGAAAAGTGGCACGAACTTCACCAAAAAGGATGGACAGAAGTATCTCATAATTACGGATAAATGGTCCGGCCAAGAAAAAGCCTTTATGTTTTATGAGCTTAAGAGTTTCCTAAAGTATGGAATTCGGTGTTAAAAATAAATAATCAATATTTATTGACATTTGTATATGAGGAAACATTAAATTGTCTAAAATCTCATAAGAATAAAAGAATAAAAATTAATATGCAATATTATTTAAATGATAAAAAATTAAATAAGATTGAAAAGCAAAAGGCGGAGAAAGATGGTCTGAAAATTTTCAATCCAATTCATGGATAACTATAAATTAAATCAGGGTTTGAAAACAATGTAATCGTAGATACCAACAGCTTTTTTATTAATTGATTATAAATTAAAAACACGAGTTAACCCGTTCCAATTTGTTGACTCTGAGGTTTTAACCGTTGACTCCTTATCTACTTCTAGTTGTGACTCGCTAGTTTCAAGATTCAAAAACGGTATTTATATATCTTAAATTATGGAAAAAAAAATCGCAAAGAAATACGCCGATCTTATAGTCCAGGCTAATAATTCAACAGGCAGAAAAGAAGCTTTGTCATTGATTAAACAAGCAACAAAATTAAAAACCAAACTTGATCAATACGAAATGATGTAGTCTCTTAAAATCTACAGGATATTCAAGATGAGGTAGAAACTAGTTCCTTTTTTTTTTATCCTGCTATAAAAATACTAAGAGATTATTTAACTTATCTGCTTTAATAAAATATCGTGGAATTAACTGAGCTAATTAAGGATTACGTTGCTACAGAATTATTATCAAGTATTGAAATTGATTTTCTTGAAGGAGAATTATGGGAAACCACTCAACATATTGCAGAAATAAATACAGTTATTAAAGCTCCAAAAAATATATGCAAGAAATTGGGACTAGATGAAAAATCTTGCTGGCAATTATGTTGTGCAGCCGTTCTTGACTCCTCAAGACCATTAAAAAATGGACAAAAGAGAGTAGATGATTTTAAAAAATTAATTAATCGATATGAAATCAGCTACATATAAACTAAAGACTCAATGATACGTTTACTTATTGCATCAATTCTTTTTTTTACTCCAATAGGAGGTTTTGCTGATGAAAAGCAAAGAGAAATTGAGAATGAAGCTATAAATCTTGTTATTAAAAAATATGGAAAAGGCTTAGAAAATAGATTAAAAGGAACAGGAGTAACTCCCAGTTATCGAAGTTGGTATGAAAATGATTGTTTTGTAAGTATTGCAGCAGGTACATATCAAGAAGATACTTGGTCGGCAATGAAGTGGTTTAGCGTTAATGTCTGTTCTGAATCAGCTGAAATGATGGAAAGTGAATGAAGGAAATAAAACGCCTATTAGTTTTGCAGCATTTAGAAATAGAGGGGCCAGGTCTTTTTGAACAATTTGCTAAAGAAAGAGATTTGAAAATCGAAATTATTCGTTTAGATAATAAAAATGCTCTGCCGCAAACAAAAAAAGGTGACTTAATTCTAATTATGGGTGGGCCAATGGGAGTTAAAGATATTGGAAGCGAAAGATATCCCTGGCTTAAGTTAGAAAGAGATTTTATAAAAAAAGAATTAGAAAATAAAAGACCTATAATCGGTGTTTGCTTGGGTGCTCAGTTGCTTGCGAGTGCTGCTGGAGGAGATGTAGAAATTCTTAAATATGGATCACCTCCAAAAGCATTACCGGAAATTGGATGGTCTCAAATTTTTATTAATAAATCAAATAAAGACTTTAAAGCACTGTTTGAAGACCCTTTTCATGTACTGCATTGGCATGGAGATAGGATTTTATTACCTAATAAAGCAGTACTTATTGCTAGTAGTTCACGTTGTAAGGAACAGTTTTTTAGGATTGGTAATTTTGCTTACGGATTACAATTCCATATAGAGACGACGGGGGGAATGATAAATAACTGGATTAAAGAAGATAAAGAGTTTGTCCTTAAAGGATTAGGCTTAAATGGTCAGGAAACTTTAAAAGAAGAGAATAAAAAATATATTGATAAAACTTTTTTAAAAAGAAAGCTTCTAATAAATAAATTATTTGAATTATTAGATAATTAAAAAGAGCATAATAATCCAGTAAAAAAGGGCTTGATAAAGCCCCTGAAAAAATTTAAAAAGGATTTTTACTAGAAAATACCTGGAAGAATTTGACCAGTAAAATAGTAGGCTCCTACAAGAGCAAACATTCCAAGCATTGCTGCTTTACCATTAAGCTTTTCAGCTTTTTCGGTCATGATTTTTTTTGCGAATTCCATAATAAAGTGAAATATATTATATCTAAAAAATAACTATTCAAATTTCAGAGTGATGTAGTTTTTTCTACCAAATTGATATCTTTCTAAGGATTAAAAACACTTAAACAACGAATTGAACTCTTAATAGAGTGCCAGCCAATCTGTAAAGCGTGGCAAGTCTAAAAACAACTATTTAACAAAATATGTAACGTTTATGCTACATTTATGTAGTAAATATCTTGAATATAACTTAATTTCGGCTTAATACTTTACATTTGTTAATAGTAGTGTTACATTAGTTAACAATTACACAACTTCAATGGCTAATTCAAACGTTACTACTGAATCAGGCGGCAGACAGAATATGTTTCCTACTGAGACACGTCCTTACATAGATGAGTCTGTTTCTTACGACAGCTACCCACAAAATGCGGAAAAAGTTAATGGTCGTTGGGCAATGATTGGTCTTGTTGCACTAGTAGGTGCTTACGTTTCAACTGGACAAATTATTCCTGGCATTTTTTAATGAGTCCACTTTCAGGTTTTTTAGCCGTAATTGTATTCTTTACAGCCACCCTCGTTGCTTATCTAACCAAGCAATTTCAAAATGAAAATTTAAACTATTCATCTTCTAATCAAATGAAAAACACAAACACAAAAGTCAAAACAATCGAAAAAGAAAAAGTTGTTGCTGAAACTCTTAACGGCAGATTCGCAATGCTTGGACTAATTGCTGCTGTTGGAGCATACCTAACAACAGGTCAAATAATTCCTGGTTTCGTTTAAAAACCTACTATTTAACATTTCTACAAATCAGAAAAATGGAAAATTCAAAAACAACTTATTGGCAAAACGCCGAGAGAACTAATGGAAGAATGGCAATGATGGGCTTATTTGCATTAGTTGTAAATTATGGCTTATTCGGATGGATAATTCCAGGAATTTTTTAAAATGAATTTAGGCTTACTTTTTCTTAAAGTAAATACTTTGGGAGTTATAACTCTTTCTGAACTTGATTGGATAACTAACCATCAATCTGAATTTTCAAGGCTAGATATGGCTTTAGTTATTAAAATCGGCCGTCTTATGGATTCTGGAGTAGTCGAAATTGATAATAGATTGCCTGTTTAATTTTTAAAAATTGATCGTCATGAGTGTTTGTCAATAGGGATACTGACAAGCACTTTTTTATGAGAAAAAATATTTGTAAAAAAAAGAGATTGTTTCTTAGCTAAAAACAATCTCTCAATTACCTAATTCTTACATGAAAATTTCAAGTAAGCTTTCAGATCTTAACTCATTTGTTTTCATAGTAAATCCGTAAAAATGCTTTTGTAATTTATCTTTTTAAGCCACCTCTTTTGATCCAAAGGAACCATGTAACCCAAATAGGAGGAAGGAA
Encoded here:
- a CDS encoding type 1 glutamine amidotransferase, producing MKEIKRLLVLQHLEIEGPGLFEQFAKERDLKIEIIRLDNKNALPQTKKGDLILIMGGPMGVKDIGSERYPWLKLERDFIKKELENKRPIIGVCLGAQLLASAAGGDVEILKYGSPPKALPEIGWSQIFINKSNKDFKALFEDPFHVLHWHGDRILLPNKAVLIASSSRCKEQFFRIGNFAYGLQFHIETTGGMINNWIKEDKEFVLKGLGLNGQETLKEENKKYIDKTFLKRKLLINKLFELLDN
- a CDS encoding heat-labile enterotoxin alpha chain; the encoded protein is MIRLLIASILFFTPIGGFADEKQREIENEAINLVIKKYGKGLENRLKGTGVTPSYRSWYENDCFVSIAAGTYQEDTWSAMKWFSVNVCSESAEMMESE
- a CDS encoding high light inducible protein; this encodes MEFAKKIMTEKAEKLNGKAAMLGMFALVGAYYFTGQILPGIF
- a CDS encoding high light inducible protein, producing MANSNVTTESGGRQNMFPTETRPYIDESVSYDSYPQNAEKVNGRWAMIGLVALVGAYVSTGQIIPGIF
- a CDS encoding DUF1651 domain-containing protein — translated: MDPKYSFGCSTSKPNGCLLNPEGSRMIFFEECKNSPKPNFKIHTHLFYTNHLGEPGGYKSSEKLNIDSAWEKWHELHQKGWTEVSHNYG
- a CDS encoding chlorophyll a/b-binding protein, which produces MSPLSGFLAVIVFFTATLVAYLTKQFQNENLNYSSSNQMKNTNTKVKTIEKEKVVAETLNGRFAMLGLIAAVGAYLTTGQIIPGFV